A genomic window from Caldicellulosiruptor kronotskyensis 2002 includes:
- the ftsW gene encoding putative lipid II flippase FtsW, whose amino-acid sequence MIDYPLLYITLLLSLIGVVMIFSASYYYAYYHFHDSYHFLKKQIIGLVLGLIVMYITSQIDYRVWKKFAIMLYIIAAISLVAVLIPGIGKLVNNARRWIDIGPIQFQPSELAKYALVITLSTYFDHIEKPKSRFKVFVFSMLLTGLFFVLIYKEPNMSTCILILGISMLMLFAWGLNLGYFITMGALAVPVLYYLTTKEQYRVERIQALFNPWADPTDKGYQIIQSLYAIGSGGLFGMGLGQSRQKLLYIPEPHTDFIFSILCEELGFIGAIFVIVLFVLFVWRGIVIALNSPDRFGTLLAFGVTSVIAMQAILNIAVVTASVPATGVPLPFITYGGTSIVFHLFGVGILLSISRRIKVIK is encoded by the coding sequence ATGATTGACTATCCGCTTTTGTATATTACTCTTTTGCTTTCGCTAATTGGGGTTGTGATGATATTTAGCGCAAGCTATTATTACGCTTATTACCATTTTCATGACAGTTACCATTTTTTAAAAAAACAAATAATAGGTCTTGTACTTGGTTTGATAGTAATGTATATAACAAGTCAGATTGACTATAGAGTATGGAAAAAGTTTGCTATTATGCTCTATATAATAGCTGCAATATCGCTTGTAGCAGTTTTAATTCCGGGCATAGGCAAGCTTGTAAACAACGCGCGTAGATGGATAGATATTGGTCCAATTCAGTTTCAGCCATCAGAACTTGCAAAATATGCTCTTGTGATAACACTCAGTACTTATTTTGACCATATTGAAAAACCAAAGTCAAGGTTTAAAGTTTTTGTCTTTTCAATGCTTTTGACAGGGCTGTTTTTTGTCCTTATTTATAAAGAGCCAAACATGAGCACTTGCATACTGATACTTGGTATTTCAATGCTCATGCTCTTTGCTTGGGGGTTAAATCTTGGATATTTTATCACGATGGGTGCTTTGGCTGTACCAGTTTTGTATTACCTCACAACAAAAGAGCAGTACAGGGTTGAAAGAATTCAGGCGCTTTTTAACCCGTGGGCAGACCCAACAGACAAAGGATACCAGATAATACAATCATTGTATGCAATTGGTTCCGGTGGGCTTTTTGGAATGGGACTTGGGCAGAGTAGGCAAAAATTGCTGTACATTCCTGAACCCCACACAGACTTTATATTTTCAATATTATGTGAGGAGCTGGGGTTTATTGGAGCTATTTTTGTGATAGTCCTATTTGTACTTTTTGTATGGAGAGGGATTGTTATTGCGCTAAATAGCCCTGACAGGTTTGGAACACTTTTGGCATTTGGTGTCACAAGCGTAATAGCCATGCAGGCAATCCTGAACATAGCTGTTGTTACAGCTTCAGTGCCGGCAACAGGTGTGCCACTACCTTTTATAACATACGGGGGAACTTCAATAGTGTTTCATCTTTTTGGTGTAGGGATATTACTGAGCATTTCAAGAAGGATAAAGGTGATAAAATGA
- the murD gene encoding UDP-N-acetylmuramoyl-L-alanine--D-glutamate ligase: MDLKGKNVLVVGLGRSGLASARFLKKHGAFVIGFDEKAEEQFKEEEKNDAQKLLDEIYYCEIPDEFIDRVQLVIVSPGVPLSKRPLVLAHKKGIEVIGEIELAYRFCKSKNIVAITGTNGKTTTTTLVGEILKKQYEDVVVCGNIGLPFIDTIETSSEDTIFVLEISSFQLETIKYFKPKVGCILNITPDHLNRHLTMENYTKAKMRIFENIDEMGYTVLNYDNNITRDLIGLAKGNVIVFSKTKTQFENVVFVENDVIYFTFEGKTQEVMKKDEIFIPGQHNLENALAAISCTLPFGIEKDTIEQVLKTFRGVEHRIEFVAEINGIKFYNDSKGTNTDAAEKALNAFENPIILIAGGYDKGESFEKFASLVAKKVKKVFLLGQTKQKIASELEKIGYKNFELVSTLKEAVRKSFECAQNGDIVLLSPACASWDMFENYEQRGRMFKEYVNELLTTGM; encoded by the coding sequence TTGGATTTAAAAGGGAAAAATGTTTTGGTAGTAGGTCTTGGTAGAAGCGGATTGGCTTCTGCGCGGTTTTTAAAAAAACATGGTGCTTTTGTGATAGGCTTTGATGAAAAAGCAGAAGAACAGTTCAAAGAAGAAGAAAAAAATGATGCACAAAAGTTACTTGATGAAATCTATTATTGTGAGATTCCTGATGAATTTATAGACAGGGTCCAACTTGTTATTGTAAGTCCTGGAGTGCCACTTAGCAAAAGACCTTTGGTGCTTGCTCATAAAAAGGGCATTGAGGTTATTGGTGAGATTGAACTTGCGTACAGGTTTTGCAAAAGTAAAAACATAGTTGCAATCACTGGGACAAATGGCAAGACAACAACAACAACTCTTGTAGGAGAGATTTTAAAAAAGCAGTATGAAGATGTGGTTGTATGCGGCAACATTGGTCTTCCATTTATTGATACGATAGAAACATCAAGTGAAGATACTATTTTTGTACTTGAAATATCAAGTTTTCAACTTGAAACAATTAAGTACTTTAAACCGAAGGTTGGGTGTATTCTCAATATAACTCCCGACCATCTAAACAGACACCTAACAATGGAGAATTATACAAAAGCAAAGATGAGAATATTTGAAAATATTGATGAAATGGGATATACAGTCCTCAACTATGATAATAACATAACCCGTGACTTAATAGGATTGGCAAAAGGAAATGTGATAGTGTTTTCAAAAACAAAGACTCAGTTTGAAAATGTAGTGTTTGTCGAAAATGATGTAATCTATTTTACTTTTGAAGGAAAAACACAAGAGGTTATGAAAAAAGATGAGATATTTATCCCGGGGCAGCACAATTTAGAAAATGCTCTTGCAGCAATTAGTTGTACTTTGCCGTTTGGAATAGAAAAAGATACAATTGAGCAGGTACTCAAAACCTTTAGAGGAGTTGAACACAGGATAGAGTTCGTGGCAGAGATAAATGGTATAAAATTTTACAATGATTCAAAAGGTACAAACACTGATGCGGCTGAAAAAGCACTCAATGCTTTTGAAAATCCAATAATTTTAATTGCTGGAGGGTATGACAAGGGAGAAAGTTTTGAAAAGTTTGCAAGCTTAGTTGCCAAAAAGGTTAAGAAAGTATTTTTGCTCGGTCAGACAAAACAAAAGATTGCTAGTGAGCTTGAGAAAATTGGGTATAAAAACTTTGAGCTTGTCTCTACTTTGAAAGAGGCAGTTAGAAAAAGCTTTGAATGTGCGCAAAATGGTGATATTGTACTTCTGTCACCTGCGTGTGCGAGCTGGGATATGTTTGAAAACTATGAGCAAAGAGGAAGGATGTTTAAAGAATATGTAAATGAGCTTTTAACAACAGGGATGTGA